ATAAAAGCTTCTAAGATCTTTTCCAGTGGTTCAGCTTCATTTAGGAGAGGATATAATGCATTGGCTAACTGATACAAATTCCATTGCGCAACCTGAGGCTGATTTCCAAATTGATATCTTCTGTTTTGGCTGTCGGTTGTATTGGGTGTCCAGTTTGGATCATAATCTTCAAGCCATCCGTAAGGTCCGTAATCAATTGTGATTCCGTGAACCGACATATTATCGGTATTCATTACACCGTGAACAAAACCAACTCGCTGCCAGTCTACAATCATTTTACGGGTTGCATCTGCTACTTTTTGAAAGAATTGTAAATATTGTTCTTTTGGTTCTCCTTGTATTTCAGGAAAATAATGTTTGATAGTATATTCTACAAACTGTTTTAAATTTCTGAGTTCATTTCTGGCTGTCAGCATTTCAAAACTTCCAAAGCGAATAAATGAAGGAGCAACACGACAAACAACAGCGCCTTTTTCATATGCCGGATTTCCGTTATATAAAATATCTCTTAAAACCTGATCACCTGAAAGAATCAGAGAAAGTGATCGGGTAGTGGGAACACCAAGATGGTACATGGCTTCGGCACATAAATATTCACGGATTGAAGAGCGTAAAACAGCCAAACCGTCAGCGGTTCTGGAGTACGGCGTTTTACCAGCGCCTTTCAGCTGAAGTGTATAAAACTGATTTTTGTTTTCAACTTCGGTTAAATTGATTGCGCGTCCGTCTCCCAATTGTCCGGCCCAATTGCCAAACTGATGTCCGGCGTAACACATGGCGTAAGGCTGTGTGTCTGGCAGCACTTCTTTTCCTGAAAAAACATTTAGAAAGTCTTCTGACTGAATTTCTTCTTTAGAAATTCCAACCATTCCAGCCACATCTTCTGATGCGTGAATTAATTTTGGATTTGAAGGCTTTGTTGGATTTACATACGAAAAGAGCGTGTTTTTTACCTGACGAATTTCATTTGTCATTTCAGGATCTGCGGGCAGTTCAGCTGTAAATCGATTATTTATTCTTAAATTTTTCATTTTGTTTTCTTTCTGTTTATTTTTCCCACAGATTAGAGATTAATTTGATTCTCCCGGAACTAAAAAATCCTTTAAATCTGTGTAATCTCAGGTAAAACTTAAAATCAGCCAACCAGTCTGTCAGCGTACATTTTTTTTAGTTTCTGGATTTTAGGGTCAATTACTACCTGACAATATCCGGCTTCCTGATTGTTGTTGTAATAATCCTGATGATAATCTTCTGCTTCGTAAAAAACTTCAAAAGGTTTTAACTGCGTCACGATTGGATCTGCATAAGCAGGTTGTACTTCTTCAAAAACTTTTTCTGCAATTTCTTTTTGATTTTCGTCATGGTACAATATAATTGAACGATATTGTGTACCGCTGTCTCCGCCCTGACGGTTTAAAGTTGTTGGATCATGACTTGTCATGAATATAAAAATCAAATCATGATATGAAATAATGTCAGGATCAAATGTTACCTGAATCACTTCTGCATGACCTGTGCGCCCGGTGCAGACTTCGCGGTACGCAGGATTTTTTATAAAACCATCTGAATAACCAGATTTTAATGATTTAATTCCGTTTAAGCGCTGAATTACAGCTTCAATACACCAAAAACATCCACCACCAAAGGTGGCAACTGATAAATTTTCCATATAAAAGTATTGTTTAATTTTTAAGCCTATTAATCCGATAGAATATTGTGATAATTTATTCAAAAAACGATCTTTTTACTAAAGATACCAAAAGTTAATTCAATGTTTGAAGTTTATTATTGATAAATTCTCAATATTGTAAAAAAGCAATATATTTGCAGTCAAACACAGGCACACTAATGGATAGCAAAAATAATACCATCAGTCTTGAAACTTATTTTCAGGATTTTAGAAAAAATATCGTTGGCATAAATCAGGATTTTACCTCTCCGTTTGGTAAAAAGAACATTGTATATACTGACTGGACTGCCAGCGGAAGGCTGTACAGACCTATAGAAGAAAAACTTCTGAATCAGTTTGGACCTTTTGTTGCCAATACGCATACCGAAACTACGGTGTCAGGTACTGCCATGACAAAAGCGTATCATCATGCCAGACATATTATCAAACGTCATACTAATGCAAATGATGACGATGTTCTAATTACAGATGGAACAGGAATGACTGGCGTGATCAATAAATTTCAGCGTATTCTAGGGCTTAAAATCCCAGAAAATCTGAAAAACTTCACAACGGTTCCTGCCGAAAAGAAACCAATTGTTTTTATTTCGCACATGGAACATCATTCTAATCAGACTTCATGGTTGGAAACAATTGCCGATGTTGAAATTATTCCGTCTTGCGAAAAAGGACTTTTTTCTTTAGATAACCTAAAAGAATTATTAGAAAAATACAGCGACAGAACTATAAAGATCGCTTCGATTACTTCCTGCTCAAATGTTACGGGTTTAAAAACTCCGTTTCATGATGCAGCGAAATTGATGCATCAGTACAATGGTGTTTGTTTTGTAGATTTTGCCTGTTCAGGACCTTATGTACAGATTGACATGCATCCTGCTGATCCGGAAGCTTCTCTGGATGCTATTTTCTTTTCGCCGCATAAATTCCTTGGAGGTCCCGGAACTTCTGGAGTTTTAATTTTTAATAAAAAACTTTACAATAATATGATTCCGGATTGTCCGGGAGGCGGAACGGTAAGTTGGACGAATCCGTGGGGCGAACATAAATATATCGATAATATCGAGGATCGTGAAGATGGCGGTACTCCCGGATTCCTGCAGGTTATTAGAACTGCTTTGGCAATTGAGCTGAAAGAGGAAATGGGGGTTGAAAACATTTTACAGCGCGAACATGAAATTGTTGATTATGTTTTTGGCCAATTAGAGCCTGTTGAAAATATTAAGATTTTAGCCGGACAGCATAAAGACCGTTTAGGGGTTGTTTCGTTTTTTATAGATGACCTTCATTTTAATCTTGGTGTAAAAATCTTAAATGACCGTTTTGGAATTCAGACACGCGGCGGATGCAGCTGTGCGGGAACATATGGTCATTATCTGCTGCATGTTGATCAGGAAACTTCTAACAAACTGGTGAATGAAATTACGATTGGTGATTTAATCAAAAAACCGGGATGGATCAGAATGTCAATTCACCCAACAACGACAGATGAAGAAATTGCTTATGTCTGCGAAAGTATTAAAGAACTGGCTAAAAATCATGAAACCTGGGCTTTAGACTATTCTTATAACAAAGATACCAACGAATTTATTCATAAAGATGCGACTGCTTTTGAAGATGAGTTGGTAGAAAGCTGGTTTAAGTCTTAAGATTTAATTTAGAAACTTTTTTAAAGTTTGAAAAAGTTATTTTGAATAAATAGTAAACCCCACAAGTTTTGATATTTGTCGGGTTTTGTGTTATAATGGTTATGAAGAATACCTGACAGGTTTTAAAAACCTGTCAGGATATGATAAACGAAAACTTTATGTAGTAAGCCTGACGGGATTAGTTTGTCAGGATTTTTACGTATTTAAAAACAACTGGTTCTTGTTTAGCCCCGATAGAAACGGCATCCTTTTATGTCCCGCTGATAAGCGGGACATAAAAGATATAGTGGATAGCGGGACTGCTGGTCTTAAAAAACGGATTTTTTCTGCTTCTAAAATAAAATGTTACATAATCAAACGGACACCGCCAAGGTCTGATACACGGTATGAAAATTTATTTCCGGGTGAACCGATGAACATAAAGTTTTTAGGGATTTTCCATTCCTGGGATAATTTATCGATAATTTCAGGACCAAAAACGCCCTGGATTTCAAGGTATTCAATATCGATGTTATCGTAAGCGCGATCCAGAACTTCCAGATCTTTAATTAACGCTTCGTTGTTTTGTCCGTCGTTTTTAACGTAGACAATTTTTAGTTTTTTGGTGGTTTCATTTCCTTCAACGTATTGCAGGACTTTGTTTAAAATAGCGATATTATCGCCTTTGGTGAAAAAGACAAATTCTTGTGAATTAATTTCAGTACTTAATTTTTGAAGGTAACGGTTGCTGAGAATCACCATTTTTCGAAGCGGCTGATAGAAATATTCTAAAACTTCGATTAGTACTTTTATCAATATCACACGATTTAACATTATCCCTATGAAAATAAGGGCAGGGAGCATGTATTGCAGAAATGTATAAAAAGCGGCGATATTTAAATTCATGTTTCCGATGAAAGCCGCAACGATGAAAGAAACAGCAATAAAAACAGCAAATCCGTGCGCACGTTCAGGTCTTGGCAGTTTTTTTCGTTTGAATTTTAGTAATAGATTACCAATCCCAAATAATGCCATTACGGCAAGAAATGAAAAAGTGTACACTCCGGCAAGAGATTCAAGATGACCGTTTGTAGCAAAAAGAACTGAAATACAAAGTATTAAAAAACTGATTACGATTCTGTAATGCGAGCCTCGGCTGTTTGCTTTCAGGAAAAAATTAGGCAGGATACGGTCTAAAGTCATACGATTTAATAATCCCGAAACACCTACAAATGATGTTAATACAGCACCGCAAAGAACTAAAACGGCATCGATAGAAATAAGCCATGCAAGCCATGATCCTCCGGTGGTTTCGCCTAAATGTGCCAAAAGTGATTCTTTGTTTTCGCCAACTTGTGCAAGCGGAATTATACTAATTAGTAAAATAGCAATTACGGGATTAAAAAAACTAACCAGCGCCCACATATTACGAAGTGTTTTTGGAAAAACGCCTGTCTGCTGTTCTTCTACGAAGTTGGCTGAACTTTCAAAACCAGAAATTCCGAGCATGGCGGCTGAAAATCCCAAAAAAAGTGCGGTTTTAATATTTCCAAATGCGATGGGTGTTTCCCAATTGATGTGAAATGTTTCCAATCCGTTGTTTAAGACAAACCAGAGTGATGCCAAAACCAGCAGACTGAGTGTTGCGATGTGCGTGATGAATATAATAACAGCCACAAATGCCGATTCGCCGATTCCGAGGATAGCCAGAAAAGTAA
This portion of the Flavobacterium gelatinilyticum genome encodes:
- a CDS encoding protein adenylyltransferase SelO; the encoded protein is MKNLRINNRFTAELPADPEMTNEIRQVKNTLFSYVNPTKPSNPKLIHASEDVAGMVGISKEEIQSEDFLNVFSGKEVLPDTQPYAMCYAGHQFGNWAGQLGDGRAINLTEVENKNQFYTLQLKGAGKTPYSRTADGLAVLRSSIREYLCAEAMYHLGVPTTRSLSLILSGDQVLRDILYNGNPAYEKGAVVCRVAPSFIRFGSFEMLTARNELRNLKQFVEYTIKHYFPEIQGEPKEQYLQFFQKVADATRKMIVDWQRVGFVHGVMNTDNMSVHGITIDYGPYGWLEDYDPNWTPNTTDSQNRRYQFGNQPQVAQWNLYQLANALYPLLNEAEPLEKILEAFMNDFKSDYKNMFLSKLGLFTSTETDDQLIEDLETTLQLTETDMTIFFRNLSLIEKSDFAPEAIEKIKHAFYKNEEVNGEILESWTKWFSDYLERLKAKTLSDEERSVKMNLVNPKYVLRNYMAQLAIDAADKEDYSLIDELYTVLQKPYDDQPEYEKWFAKRPDWARTKVGCSMLSCSS
- the msrA gene encoding peptide-methionine (S)-S-oxide reductase MsrA; translated protein: MENLSVATFGGGCFWCIEAVIQRLNGIKSLKSGYSDGFIKNPAYREVCTGRTGHAEVIQVTFDPDIISYHDLIFIFMTSHDPTTLNRQGGDSGTQYRSIILYHDENQKEIAEKVFEEVQPAYADPIVTQLKPFEVFYEAEDYHQDYYNNNQEAGYCQVVIDPKIQKLKKMYADRLVG
- a CDS encoding aminotransferase class V-fold PLP-dependent enzyme, encoding MDSKNNTISLETYFQDFRKNIVGINQDFTSPFGKKNIVYTDWTASGRLYRPIEEKLLNQFGPFVANTHTETTVSGTAMTKAYHHARHIIKRHTNANDDDVLITDGTGMTGVINKFQRILGLKIPENLKNFTTVPAEKKPIVFISHMEHHSNQTSWLETIADVEIIPSCEKGLFSLDNLKELLEKYSDRTIKIASITSCSNVTGLKTPFHDAAKLMHQYNGVCFVDFACSGPYVQIDMHPADPEASLDAIFFSPHKFLGGPGTSGVLIFNKKLYNNMIPDCPGGGTVSWTNPWGEHKYIDNIEDREDGGTPGFLQVIRTALAIELKEEMGVENILQREHEIVDYVFGQLEPVENIKILAGQHKDRLGVVSFFIDDLHFNLGVKILNDRFGIQTRGGCSCAGTYGHYLLHVDQETSNKLVNEITIGDLIKKPGWIRMSIHPTTTDEEIAYVCESIKELAKNHETWALDYSYNKDTNEFIHKDATAFEDELVESWFKS
- a CDS encoding APC family permease, whose protein sequence is MKEIIHKKLNQLQATAICGNDISSSCLYVSALTILYAGQYAWISLLIVGVVLFLFRKIYGEVVGAIPLNGGAYNVLLNTSTKRLASLAATLTVLSYMATAVISASEGMHYLHGIFEGLNVTIATVIVLILFTFLAILGIGESAFVAVIIFITHIATLSLLVLASLWFVLNNGLETFHINWETPIAFGNIKTALFLGFSAAMLGISGFESSANFVEEQQTGVFPKTLRNMWALVSFFNPVIAILLISIIPLAQVGENKESLLAHLGETTGGSWLAWLISIDAVLVLCGAVLTSFVGVSGLLNRMTLDRILPNFFLKANSRGSHYRIVISFLILCISVLFATNGHLESLAGVYTFSFLAVMALFGIGNLLLKFKRKKLPRPERAHGFAVFIAVSFIVAAFIGNMNLNIAAFYTFLQYMLPALIFIGIMLNRVILIKVLIEVLEYFYQPLRKMVILSNRYLQKLSTEINSQEFVFFTKGDNIAILNKVLQYVEGNETTKKLKIVYVKNDGQNNEALIKDLEVLDRAYDNIDIEYLEIQGVFGPEIIDKLSQEWKIPKNFMFIGSPGNKFSYRVSDLGGVRLIM